The following are encoded together in the Desulfobacteraceae bacterium genome:
- a CDS encoding FAD-dependent oxidoreductase, which yields MNPDAKLADAGVKVVVDRVTRVDPQAKKVFVAGGDEYAYDKLILSTGSSPILPPLPGKDLEGVFMLRSLQHAEDICQFLSTHAPRKLTFVGAGFISLEVAVLLKQANPDYEITIVELLQHPLATMLDAELCQRVEKYLTEKGFQLQMGKKVVGIQGNGRVSSVTLDSGEEIAADMVFMNVGAAPNLELAREMGLEIGRFGVKVNEFLETSDPDILAAGDCADNKHFVTGTSNPGALRGPAVIMGRLAAKRLAGYEIPFPGLLNAAACNLIDWNVAATGLTEAQAQHEGIETVSATVDSRSKHGMIPGMTPWTLKLVFDRNRRTLIGGQILSREIAPVKEIDAVSALILGRKTVEDITVFVTAGNPDISSEPSLEPLTIAAEQCLQKMGRRQGV from the coding sequence GTGAATCCGGATGCCAAGCTGGCGGATGCCGGGGTGAAGGTCGTGGTCGACCGCGTAACCCGGGTGGATCCTCAGGCAAAGAAGGTCTTCGTGGCGGGCGGGGACGAATACGCCTACGACAAGCTGATCCTGAGCACCGGTTCCAGCCCCATCTTGCCGCCGTTACCCGGCAAGGACCTGGAGGGGGTGTTCATGCTGCGCTCCCTGCAGCATGCCGAGGACATCTGCCAATTCCTGAGCACCCATGCGCCCCGCAAGTTGACCTTCGTCGGCGCCGGCTTCATCAGCCTGGAGGTGGCGGTCCTGCTCAAACAGGCCAACCCGGATTACGAGATCACCATCGTGGAGCTTCTCCAGCATCCCCTGGCCACCATGCTGGACGCCGAGCTGTGCCAGCGGGTGGAAAAATATCTGACCGAAAAAGGGTTCCAGCTCCAAATGGGGAAGAAGGTGGTCGGCATCCAGGGCAACGGCCGGGTGTCGTCCGTCACGCTGGATTCGGGGGAAGAGATCGCCGCCGACATGGTCTTCATGAACGTCGGTGCGGCACCCAACCTGGAGCTGGCCAGGGAGATGGGGCTGGAGATCGGCCGCTTCGGGGTCAAGGTCAACGAGTTTTTGGAAACCTCCGACCCCGACATTCTGGCGGCCGGAGACTGTGCCGACAACAAGCACTTCGTCACCGGAACCTCCAACCCCGGCGCCCTGCGGGGCCCCGCGGTGATCATGGGCAGGCTGGCGGCCAAACGCCTGGCGGGCTATGAGATCCCGTTTCCGGGGCTGCTGAATGCGGCGGCCTGCAACCTGATCGATTGGAACGTGGCTGCCACCGGCCTGACAGAAGCCCAAGCCCAGCACGAGGGGATCGAAACGGTGAGCGCCACGGTGGATTCCCGGAGCAAGCACGGGATGATACCGGGCATGACGCCCTGGACCCTGAAGCTGGTTTTCGACCGCAACCGGCGGACCCTCATCGGCGGGCAGATCCTGAGCCGGGAAATAGCGCCGGTCAAGGAGATCGACGCCGTCAGTGCGCTGATTCTGGGGCGCAAGACGGTCGAAGACATCACCGTTTTCGTCACGGCGGGCAATCCGGACATCTCCTCGGAGCCCAGCCTGGAGCCCCTGACCATCGCCGCGGAGCAGTGCTTGCAGAAGATGGGCCGCCGGCAGGGCGTCTGA